CTGGACTGCCGCAGAAGCGGCCTTTGAGGGGGTATTAAACCTGGACCCCAGTGACGGACCGGCCCAATTGTTCCTGGAACGGGCGCGGGCCTTCCGGCAAAAACCGCCTGCAGCGGACTGGGACGGGGTGTTTAATTTAAGCGAGAAGTAGGGCCCTACTCCCGTGACAAGCGGTAAAGAAGCAATAGAACTTATAAAGAAAAACCGTTATAATATGGTATTTATGGACCACACGATGCCCAAAATGGACCCCAAAAAAATTTCACTAACCCTGCGTTTTACGCTTTTTTTTATCATCTTTGTGCTTGCCGTAGCCGCGATCATTATTACCGCCTCCGTCCAGCAGATGAAGGACGCCGCAAAAATGACCAGCGCCCGGCTGGGGTTTCCCATTGTAAAGCGGGCCGCCGCGCAGATTGACGGCGACGCCTTCGAAAGGCTCTGTAAAACCCTGGACGCCCGGGACCCTTTCTACGAGGAGACCCGGCTTAAACTTTTGGCGATTAGAGAAGAAACCCAATGTCTCTACCTCTACACCATGGCGCCGAAACGGATGGACGGGGAACGAGGCCGGGGAAAGGGAAAGATATATCAATTCATTGTTGACGGCGGAAATCCGGAGGAGGAAGGGTTTTCCCCCCTTGGCGCCGAAGAAGATACCAGCTCCTATGATATCGCCTTTCAGTTGACCTGGGATACAAAATTGCCCCAGTTCGGAACCCTGGAGATACAGAGCCAGTGGGGCTACACGGTAGGGACCTATATGCCTATCTTAAATTCCGCCGGGGATGTTGTCGGTATTATCGGATGCGATTTTGAAGCGGAATCGATTTTTAAGTCCATTCTGGCCCGGATCAAACAACAGGCTGCCCTTTCTGCGGTCTTAATCCTTCTTGGTTTTTTTATCTATCTATTTTTGCTTAAGGGGGTAACGGCTTATAACCGGAATCTTCTGGAGTTGAGCAGGAAAGCGGAGGCCGCTTCGGAATCGAAAAGTGCATTTCTTGCCAAAACAAGCCATGAGATCCGTACCCCCATGAATGCGATCATCGGCATGGCGGATATTTTACTGCGCCGGGAACTGCCCCGGGAAAGCCATGACGATGTGGAAAGTATTAAAAAGGCGGGGATGAATCTACTCTCCATCATTAATGATATTCTTGATTTTTCAAAAATAGAATCGGGTAAGCTTGATATTGTAAGCAACGATTATACACCGGCCTCGATGATCAATGATTGTATCAACATTATCCGCCCCCGCCTTAAAGACTCCCCTGCTTTATTCACGGCCCAGGTTGACAGCATTCTGCCCCAAACACTTTCAGGCGACGCCACCCGTATCAGGCAGGTGCTTTTGAATCTTCTTTCCAATGCGGTTAAATACACCAAGGAAGGAACCATCACTTTGACGGTTACCGCCCCGCCCCTTCCTGACACTGCGGACTCAGTTTTATTAACCATGATGGTTGCCGACACCGGCCAGGGCATACAGATCGAAGATATGGATAAGCTGTTCGGAGATTTCCAGCAGGTAGACCTTAAGCGGAACCAGGGTATTGAGGGAACCGGCCTGGGGCTTGCCATAAGCCGCAGCCTCTGCCGCCTCATGGGCGGGGATATTACGGTCAGCTCGGTTTACGGTAAAGGCAGTGTTTTTACCGCCGCCATACCCCAGAAGCTTGTGGATGCCGCGCCCATGGCGGAGATAGACCAGCCGGGGAAAAGCCTTGTCCGCTTTACGGCGCCAACCGCAAAAATCCTCATCGTGGATGATATTGTTACCAATTTAAATGTAGCCCAAGGTTTGCTTGCCCCGTATCAAATGGATATCACCACCTGTACCAGCGGGGAAGAGGCGGTCAAGCTGGTTACAGAAAAAGACTACGATCTGATACTCATGGATCACATGATGCCCGGTATAGACGGCATAGAAGCCACTGCATTAATCCGGGCCTGGGAAGGCAAACAGCACCTGCCGGAGGGATCGAAGCATATCCCAATCATAGCTTTGACCGCCAACGCAATTTCCGGCATGAAGGAAATGTTTCTGGAGAAGGGCCTTGACGATTATCTTTCCAAGCCCATCGAAATTTCCAAACTTGACTGGATAATGGCCAAATGGATACCTACGGAAAAACGGATAAGCGTCGAAACAGAAGCTGTTCCAATGGAACCATGCGCTGAAACGGCGCCGGATGTCCCGGACATAAAAATAGACGGGGTGGACACCGCAAAGGGTATAGCCATGACCGGCGGGACCGAAGCCGCCTACCGGAAGGTATTAAGCGCCTTTTATCAGGACGTTTTGGACAGGCTGCCCCTTTTTGCCGTCATTCCTGATCTGTCCTCCCTTTCCCTTTTTACCACCAATGTTCACGCCCTCAAGAGCGCCGCCGCCACCATCGGGGCCGCCACCGTATCCGCGGAAGCTGCGGAACTGGAGGCTGCGGGAAAGTCGGAGGACCTGGCGCGTATTATAATGGGCTTATCGGGATTTTACCGGGACCTCCAAAATCTGGCGGATGGTATAGGCCGGGTCTTGAATGATGATACCCTACAAAATCGGGACGACCCCGTGGGAACGGTTGCCGAATATCTTCCCCGGTTTACGGAGCTCAAGACAGCGCTGGAACAGGAAAATATCGGGACCGTGCACCGCCTCCTTGCGGAATTGGAAGCGGCGCCGCTTGATGGGAAAACCAGAGAGACACTGGCCGCTGTTTCCAACGCAGTTTTAATGAGCGAATTTCAGGAAGCAATTGAAAAGCTGATTGTAATCTGCCGGACATAAGGAAAAAAACAATTGAACAGATCGAATACAAAACAGGTATTTTTATGCACAGTAATGCTTTTGGCGGCCTTATCGGTTTTAAATGCCGAGCCCCGGGGGGCGGGCCCACTGTATATAGACTTAAAAACCTACCCCCTCTATGTAAAATCAGGTTTTTCCTCCGCCGATCTTTTGAGCAGACCCGATGTTTCTTCCGGAACATGGCGGGTAGTGGAAGCTGCCGCCGGCCCGGTGATGATACGGGATTTGGGGCTTCCGGATCTTCCCCGCCGTGTTTTCCTTTCTCCCTTTGGGGTTAAGGAAAGAGAATTTACCGTTCTTGTTCCCTTTAAGCCGGACGACAAAATCCTGACTGCCCTTGAGTCGAATACTATATCGGCGCCGGGTTTGTTTTTGGCCAGTATAGGCGATAACTGGGAGATTTACCTTAACGGTCACCTGGTAAAATCAGAAATGCATCTGAACCCTGCGGGCAATATTATTTTGCACCGCAGTATGCGGTGGGTTTTCTTTCCCCTGGATAAGGCCCTTTTAGTCCCGGGAGAAAATATTTTGGGCTTTAGAATTGTAGGAGACCCAACCTATAAATCCGTGGGGTTCTCCTATTCTTCCCCGTACTATATTGATGAGTATACCCGCATCGCCGATCGGTTTAGCGAATCCCTGACCCTTGCCCTGATTGGGGTGTATTTTTTCATGGGGCTCTATCATTTATTTATGTTTCTTATCCACAAAAAAGAATATTATAATCTGTCCTATGGCCTTTTTTCAGTGGTATTGGGTGTTTATTTCTCAATGCGTACCCATTTTATTTACCGCATTATTTCTAATACGGCTATTATATGGCGGGTAGAATATTTCTGCGTGTTCCTGGCGCTGCCCATTGCGGCTTTTTTCCTGGAAAGTCTTTGCCTGAAAAAAAAACTTATCGCCACCCGGATTTACGGCGTCATTTCCGCCCTGCTTGCGGTGCTCCAACTGCTGTTTTCCCAGGCATTTATGGACGATATTCTAAGGATATGGCAGGCAGTGGTCATACCGGCGGGTATACTTCTTATGGGTTTCTATTTTTGGTATTCCTTTGTAATTGCATACCGGGAGATAAAAGGGCAGTATACTGCCTCAGGGGGGATATCCTTTCCCAGGGCGGCGGCTAAAGTTTTTACCGACACCCCTATCGGCAGCTTGATAATAGGGGGCATGATAGGTATCGGCGCCGGCGTTTTTGATTTAATCGATTCTGCCTTTCTGCATTATGGGATTACCTTGACCCGTTACGGTTTTTTTGTGTTTACCACCGGTGCGGCATTGATCATGGCCCGCCGATTCGCCTCCTTGTACAATCAGCTAAACCTTACCAATAGGGATCTGGAACAGACAACCCAAACCCTGGAAAAACAGATAAAAGCTTTGACAGAAGCTGAACGGGCAACCCAGGCAAAAAGCGCCTTCCTCGCCAATACCAGCCACGAGATCCGCACCCCCATGAACGCTATCCTGGGGATGGCGGAACTGATACTGCGGAAAGATATTCCCCAGGATGTATACGAAGAAGCCCGGAGTATCAAACAGGCGGGATCAAACCTGCTTTCCATCATCAACGATATTCTGGACTTTTCTAAAATTGAATCGGGCAAGCTGGACATTGTGGAGGCCGACTATCAGTTGGGCTCGGTGATTAACGATGTGATCAGCATCATCCGTATCCGACTGAGCGAAAAACCCATACTGTTCACCGTGGATATTGACAGCAAACTGCCCGACCGCCTGGCAGGCGACGAAGTACGGGTGCGGCAGGTGTTGATGAACCTCCTCTCCAATGCGGTCAAGTATACCCAGAAGGGCCATATCATCCTTGCAGTCACCGGTGAGCAGCGGGAAGATCAGATCGTCCTGTCTATTTCGGTTACCGACACCGGCATCGGTATTAAACAGGAAGATATGGGCAAACTGTTCGGAGAGTTCCAGCAATTTGATACCCACCGGAACCAGGGCATTGAGGGAACCGGCCTTGGGCTTGCCATAAGCCGTAACCTCTGCCGCCTCATGGGCGGAGATATTGTGGTGGACAGCGCATACGGAAAGGGCAGCGTCTTTACCGCAACCATACTCCAACTGGTGCGGAGCAGCGAATCCCTGGCGGTGGTTGAGAACCCTGAGACAAAAGCGGCGCTGCTCTATGAAAGCCGGAGGGAATACGCCGATTCGATTGTCTATTCGATAAAGAATCTGGGACTCCCTGTAACAGCCGCCGGGGATATGGAGCAGCTTAGCCGGGAACTGAGGGCTTGTTCACTCCCCGGGAAGAAAGGGTATGCCTTTGCATTTGTATGCGCCGAGGCAGTAGAGACGGCGCAATCCATTATACAGGAATTATCCCTGCCCACAAAACTGGTACTCCTGGCAGCGCTCCAGGAAATATCCTCCTTCAAAAATATTCCCATTATCAGCATGCCCGCCTATGCCCTATCCATTGCCAATGTGATTAACGAAAAAACAGATACTCCCTATCATAAGGAAACCGTTGTACGCTTCATCGCCCCTGAGGCCCGGCTCCTCATCGTTGATGATATTGTTACTAACCTGAATGTAGCCAAGGGCCTCCTGAGTTTATATCAGACCGATATCACCACTGTAACAAGCGGAAAGGAAGCAATAGAACTGATAAAGAATAACCGCTATGATATGGTGCTGATGGACCATATGATGCCCGAAATGGA
The Treponema primitia ZAS-1 genome window above contains:
- a CDS encoding ATP-binding protein; the protein is MLLAALSVLNAEPRGAGPLYIDLKTYPLYVKSGFSSADLLSRPDVSSGTWRVVEAAAGPVMIRDLGLPDLPRRVFLSPFGVKEREFTVLVPFKPDDKILTALESNTISAPGLFLASIGDNWEIYLNGHLVKSEMHLNPAGNIILHRSMRWVFFPLDKALLVPGENILGFRIVGDPTYKSVGFSYSSPYYIDEYTRIADRFSESLTLALIGVYFFMGLYHLFMFLIHKKEYYNLSYGLFSVVLGVYFSMRTHFIYRIISNTAIIWRVEYFCVFLALPIAAFFLESLCLKKKLIATRIYGVISALLAVLQLLFSQAFMDDILRIWQAVVIPAGILLMGFYFWYSFVIAYREIKGQYTASGGISFPRAAAKVFTDTPIGSLIIGGMIGIGAGVFDLIDSAFLHYGITLTRYGFFVFTTGAALIMARRFASLYNQLNLTNRDLEQTTQTLEKQIKALTEAERATQAKSAFLANTSHEIRTPMNAILGMAELILRKDIPQDVYEEARSIKQAGSNLLSIINDILDFSKIESGKLDIVEADYQLGSVINDVISIIRIRLSEKPILFTVDIDSKLPDRLAGDEVRVRQVLMNLLSNAVKYTQKGHIILAVTGEQREDQIVLSISVTDTGIGIKQEDMGKLFGEFQQFDTHRNQGIEGTGLGLAISRNLCRLMGGDIVVDSAYGKGSVFTATILQLVRSSESLAVVENPETKAALLYESRREYADSIVYSIKNLGLPVTAAGDMEQLSRELRACSLPGKKGYAFAFVCAEAVETAQSIIQELSLPTKLVLLAALQEISSFKNIPIISMPAYALSIANVINEKTDTPYHKETVVRFIAPEARLLIVDDIVTNLNVAKGLLSLYQTDITTVTSGKEAIELIKNNRYDMVLMDHMMPEMDGIETTAAIRALEGDYFKNLPIIVLTANAVTGMREMFLQKGFNDYFSKPIEISKLDGMMAKWIPPEKQIKPKPGTDSERIMETTGIKIDGVDTARGLAMTGGTEAGYRKVLASFRNDALERLPLLERVPNEQEISLFTTSVHALKSAAATIGAAGVSEEAAELEAAGKAGDLTRIEEGLPPFYWNLKDLSEQIGQVLNKEESAGAGSIGLGSEESKRYLPLFEELAEALKQEEIGTIHRLLVELEAAPFDGKTREALAAVSNAVLMSEFQEAIEKLAAMRQT
- a CDS encoding ATP-binding protein, encoding MDPKKISLTLRFTLFFIIFVLAVAAIIITASVQQMKDAAKMTSARLGFPIVKRAAAQIDGDAFERLCKTLDARDPFYEETRLKLLAIREETQCLYLYTMAPKRMDGERGRGKGKIYQFIVDGGNPEEEGFSPLGAEEDTSSYDIAFQLTWDTKLPQFGTLEIQSQWGYTVGTYMPILNSAGDVVGIIGCDFEAESIFKSILARIKQQAALSAVLILLGFFIYLFLLKGVTAYNRNLLELSRKAEAASESKSAFLAKTSHEIRTPMNAIIGMADILLRRELPRESHDDVESIKKAGMNLLSIINDILDFSKIESGKLDIVSNDYTPASMINDCINIIRPRLKDSPALFTAQVDSILPQTLSGDATRIRQVLLNLLSNAVKYTKEGTITLTVTAPPLPDTADSVLLTMMVADTGQGIQIEDMDKLFGDFQQVDLKRNQGIEGTGLGLAISRSLCRLMGGDITVSSVYGKGSVFTAAIPQKLVDAAPMAEIDQPGKSLVRFTAPTAKILIVDDIVTNLNVAQGLLAPYQMDITTCTSGEEAVKLVTEKDYDLILMDHMMPGIDGIEATALIRAWEGKQHLPEGSKHIPIIALTANAISGMKEMFLEKGLDDYLSKPIEISKLDWIMAKWIPTEKRISVETEAVPMEPCAETAPDVPDIKIDGVDTAKGIAMTGGTEAAYRKVLSAFYQDVLDRLPLFAVIPDLSSLSLFTTNVHALKSAAATIGAATVSAEAAELEAAGKSEDLARIIMGLSGFYRDLQNLADGIGRVLNDDTLQNRDDPVGTVAEYLPRFTELKTALEQENIGTVHRLLAELEAAPLDGKTRETLAAVSNAVLMSEFQEAIEKLIVICRT